Proteins from a single region of Geothrix sp. PMB-07:
- the hemN gene encoding oxygen-independent coproporphyrinogen III oxidase, which produces MNQLADLIRRYDRPGPRYTGYPMPPAWTDDFPEPEVLAALDRADLRKDEALSLYLHIPFCPRRCAYCGCNVVVSPQYDPVEAYLAAVTKELDLVCGHLKERRKALQLHWGGGTPTYLKAADLRRTFQLFKDRFEFLPGAEIAIEVDPTYLEPDQLPALRDMGFNRVSFGVQDLDENVQALITRGQTWDHTLTAMRQCRELGFEGVNLDLVYGLPGQTMDTFKRTLESTLELSPDRMAIYGFAYLPSIMPFQRSIPAETLPTPETRLDLLLMASDILEKAGYVAIGMDHFAHPNDPMAKAVQEGRLIRNFMGYAVSAGTDLLGFGPSAISNVAGVYAQNEKILSKWEHSITDGHLAIHKGHRLSEDDELRRWVIHHLMGHFELRWEDLKTRFGVDGPVLFADAVAQLQEEVPQGTVDVRPEGIFITDLGRRFVRNLVQPFDAYLAKLSAKTPFSRTV; this is translated from the coding sequence ATGAACCAGCTTGCCGATTTGATCCGCCGCTATGACCGGCCCGGCCCGCGCTACACGGGCTATCCCATGCCGCCGGCCTGGACGGACGATTTCCCCGAGCCCGAGGTCCTCGCGGCCCTGGATCGTGCCGATCTCCGCAAGGATGAGGCGCTATCCCTCTACTTGCACATCCCCTTCTGTCCCCGTCGCTGCGCCTATTGCGGCTGCAACGTGGTGGTGAGCCCCCAGTACGATCCTGTCGAGGCCTATCTGGCGGCGGTGACCAAGGAGCTTGATCTCGTCTGCGGCCATCTGAAGGAGCGCCGCAAGGCCCTGCAGTTGCACTGGGGCGGCGGCACACCCACTTATCTCAAGGCGGCGGATCTGCGGCGGACCTTTCAGCTGTTCAAGGATCGCTTCGAGTTCCTGCCGGGCGCCGAGATCGCCATCGAGGTGGATCCCACCTACCTGGAGCCCGACCAGCTGCCAGCCCTGCGCGACATGGGTTTCAACCGCGTGTCCTTCGGCGTGCAGGATCTGGACGAGAACGTGCAGGCCCTCATCACCCGTGGCCAAACCTGGGACCACACCCTCACCGCCATGCGCCAGTGCCGCGAGCTGGGCTTCGAGGGTGTGAATCTGGATCTGGTCTACGGCCTGCCGGGCCAGACGATGGACACGTTCAAGCGTACGCTGGAATCCACCCTGGAGCTGTCGCCGGACCGCATGGCCATCTACGGCTTCGCCTACCTGCCCAGCATCATGCCCTTCCAGCGCAGCATTCCTGCAGAGACGCTGCCCACGCCCGAAACCAGGCTGGACCTGCTGCTCATGGCCTCGGACATCCTGGAGAAGGCAGGCTACGTGGCCATCGGCATGGATCACTTCGCCCATCCCAACGACCCCATGGCCAAGGCCGTGCAGGAAGGTCGCCTCATCCGCAACTTCATGGGTTATGCCGTTTCGGCGGGCACGGATCTGCTGGGCTTTGGCCCCAGCGCCATCTCCAACGTGGCAGGCGTGTACGCCCAGAACGAGAAGATCCTCTCCAAGTGGGAGCACAGCATCACAGACGGCCACCTGGCCATCCACAAGGGGCACCGTCTGTCCGAAGACGACGAACTGCGCCGCTGGGTCATCCACCACCTCATGGGCCACTTCGAACTGCGCTGGGAGGACCTGAAGACGCGCTTCGGCGTGGACGGACCTGTGCTCTTCGCCGATGCCGTAGCTCAGCTTCAGGAAGAAGTGCCCCAGGGCACCGTGGACGTCCGTCCCGAGGGCATCTTCATCACCGATCTGGGGCGCCGTTTCGTGCGCAACCTGGTGCAGCCCTTCGATGCCTACCTGGCCAAGCTCAGCGCCAAGACGCCCTTTTCGAGAACTGTCTAG
- a CDS encoding dual specificity protein phosphatase family protein, whose product MSRALLLLVPALVLQAYDSAIPGAVEVRPGIFVLRGAPDEGTCAAIKAHHISHVIDLRQDGDPNLNSQWESSRLQDLGVQYLRYAINTRPPAGDFDFLRNFIKDLPRGSKVLIHCGDGNRAAAVACTWLVMDKGMPLEEALRISKEAGLQLPETEEAVRRYLNRKG is encoded by the coding sequence ATGTCTCGTGCGCTGTTGTTGCTCGTCCCAGCCCTGGTGCTCCAGGCCTACGATTCGGCCATTCCCGGCGCCGTGGAGGTGCGCCCAGGCATCTTCGTCCTTCGCGGCGCGCCCGATGAGGGCACCTGCGCCGCCATCAAGGCGCACCACATCTCGCATGTGATCGATCTGCGCCAGGACGGGGACCCCAATCTGAACAGCCAGTGGGAATCCAGCCGCTTGCAGGATCTGGGCGTCCAGTATCTCCGCTACGCCATCAACACCCGGCCACCAGCTGGGGACTTCGACTTCCTGCGCAACTTCATCAAGGATCTTCCAAGGGGCTCGAAGGTGCTCATTCACTGCGGCGACGGCAACCGTGCCGCGGCGGTGGCCTGCACGTGGCTGGTGATGGACAAGGGCATGCCCCTGGAAGAGGCCCTGCGCATCAGCAAGGAGGCGGGTCTCCAACTCCCGGAAACGGAGGAGGCGGTGCGACGGTATCTGAACCGAAAGGGCTAG
- a CDS encoding long-chain fatty acid--CoA ligase gives MAQPIETIAQLFYQAVERNLPDALASKRNGAFVPMSHVEMTALVERLALAMAARGLKVGDRVAIMSENRPEWAITDFACAIQGLPDVTIYCTLNAPQAAFILKDSQARWVICSDRTQLDKVLTHWSELPHLEVAVLMDGELPEGTGRTLISWAVLQNEGLAMEDRRPEVRAWGAQRKASDILTLIYTSGTTADPKGAMLTHGNLVTNVLAAEATVDFIDDERALSFLPLTHIFERMAGQFLWFHIGAAIYYAESVNTVAADLLEVRPTVMASVPRIYEKIYAKIYDTVSSGPFIKRLIFHWAMQAGRQALPYLLKNQEPPSWKGAWYRAARTVVFEKIRQRTGGRLKVAVSGGAPLGGKIMEFFWILGIPILEGYGLTETSPIITVNRFGEVQPGSVGRPLYKEWNGRPFVKIAVDGEILCQGPNIMQGYWNNETATREAIDDDGYFHTGDIGHFDDSGRLYITDRKKELIVTSGGKKVAPQPIENKLKEDKYISQAVLIGDQRNFITALIVPNFDSLVRWAGYKKIPVKSLSALVKDPQVYAKLGSRVERVNEQLSNYERIKKIVILDQEMTLEGGQLTPSLKVKRRVVNQMYSAQIEAMYKEAKD, from the coding sequence GTGGCGCAGCCCATCGAAACCATTGCCCAGCTTTTCTATCAGGCGGTGGAACGCAACCTTCCGGACGCGCTCGCCTCCAAACGGAATGGCGCCTTCGTGCCCATGTCGCACGTGGAGATGACGGCCCTGGTGGAGCGGCTGGCGCTGGCCATGGCCGCCCGTGGACTCAAGGTGGGCGATCGCGTGGCGATCATGTCCGAGAACCGCCCCGAATGGGCCATCACGGATTTCGCCTGCGCCATCCAGGGCCTTCCCGACGTCACCATCTACTGCACCCTGAATGCCCCCCAGGCGGCCTTCATCCTCAAAGACAGCCAGGCCCGCTGGGTGATCTGCTCCGACCGCACCCAGCTCGACAAGGTGCTCACCCACTGGAGCGAGCTGCCCCATCTCGAAGTGGCCGTGCTCATGGATGGCGAACTCCCTGAGGGCACAGGCCGCACCCTCATCTCCTGGGCCGTCCTCCAGAATGAGGGCCTGGCCATGGAGGACCGTCGGCCCGAGGTGCGGGCCTGGGGCGCCCAGCGCAAGGCCTCGGACATCCTCACCCTGATCTATACCTCGGGCACCACCGCCGATCCCAAGGGCGCCATGCTCACCCATGGCAACCTCGTCACCAACGTGCTGGCCGCCGAAGCCACCGTAGATTTCATCGACGACGAGCGGGCCCTCAGCTTCCTGCCTCTCACTCATATCTTCGAGCGCATGGCCGGGCAGTTCCTCTGGTTCCACATCGGCGCGGCCATCTACTATGCCGAAAGCGTGAACACCGTCGCGGCAGACCTCCTGGAAGTGCGGCCCACCGTCATGGCCTCGGTGCCGCGCATCTACGAAAAGATCTACGCCAAGATCTACGACACAGTCTCTTCGGGGCCCTTCATCAAGCGCCTCATCTTCCATTGGGCCATGCAGGCCGGGCGCCAGGCCCTGCCCTACCTGCTGAAGAACCAGGAGCCACCCTCCTGGAAGGGCGCCTGGTACCGCGCCGCCCGCACCGTGGTGTTCGAGAAAATCCGCCAGCGCACCGGTGGCCGCCTGAAGGTGGCCGTCAGCGGCGGTGCGCCCCTGGGCGGGAAGATCATGGAGTTCTTCTGGATCCTGGGCATCCCCATTCTGGAGGGCTACGGCCTTACCGAAACCAGCCCCATCATCACGGTGAACCGCTTCGGTGAAGTGCAGCCCGGCAGCGTGGGACGGCCCCTCTACAAGGAATGGAATGGGCGCCCCTTCGTGAAGATCGCAGTGGATGGCGAGATCCTCTGCCAGGGGCCCAACATCATGCAGGGCTACTGGAACAATGAAACTGCCACCCGGGAGGCCATCGATGACGACGGCTACTTCCACACCGGCGACATCGGCCACTTCGATGATTCCGGTCGGCTGTACATCACGGACCGCAAGAAGGAACTCATCGTCACCAGCGGCGGCAAGAAGGTGGCCCCCCAGCCCATCGAAAACAAGCTGAAAGAGGATAAGTACATTTCCCAGGCCGTGCTCATCGGGGACCAGCGCAATTTCATCACGGCGCTCATCGTGCCGAATTTCGACAGCCTCGTGCGCTGGGCCGGCTACAAGAAGATCCCCGTGAAGTCTCTGTCAGCCCTGGTGAAGGACCCCCAGGTCTACGCCAAACTGGGCAGCCGGGTGGAGCGCGTCAACGAGCAGCTCTCAAACTATGAGCGCATCAAAAAAATCGTCATCCTGGATCAGGAGATGACCCTTGAGGGAGGACAGCTCACGCCCTCGCTCAAGGTGAAACGGCGCGTGGTGAACCAGATGTACTCCGCCCAGATTGAGGCGATGTACAAGGAAGCGAAGGACTGA
- a CDS encoding tyrosine recombinase XerC, giving the protein MGPRGGSSEGSGEGSSGSLGEGIQGFHLEQRARGVSPHTARAQKGDLDKLLDHALRSRWGTWEVSARTLRGFALELGDRGLDPASQARILSTARAFFKWLWETRRIAKNPASGLRNPKQPKRLPAFLTEGESQALLDLPPMVDFPSARLACLLELLYASGLRVSELVGLDLQDVYEEQRTLRVLGKGRKERLVPYHPQAATVLETYLAFRSAFLAAKELQPSPAIFLNQRGGRLTPTTVRSLLRVALEAAAVRGRVSPHALRHSFATHLLNRGMDLRAIQELLGHASLSTTQRYTHLGLEELARTYEKAHPRAKS; this is encoded by the coding sequence ATGGGGCCCCGCGGGGGATCGAGCGAAGGCTCCGGCGAGGGATCGAGCGGATCCCTTGGCGAGGGCATCCAGGGTTTCCACCTGGAGCAGCGTGCCCGCGGCGTCTCGCCCCACACCGCCCGTGCCCAAAAGGGCGACCTCGACAAACTCCTGGATCACGCCCTGCGGTCCCGCTGGGGTACCTGGGAGGTCAGCGCCCGCACCCTCCGCGGCTTCGCGCTGGAACTGGGGGATCGGGGGCTGGATCCCGCCAGTCAGGCCCGCATCCTTTCCACCGCGCGGGCCTTCTTCAAATGGCTGTGGGAGACGCGCCGCATCGCCAAGAATCCCGCCTCGGGCCTGCGGAATCCCAAGCAGCCCAAGCGTCTGCCGGCCTTCTTGACGGAGGGCGAGAGCCAGGCCCTGCTGGACCTTCCGCCCATGGTGGATTTCCCCAGCGCGCGGCTGGCCTGCCTCCTGGAGCTGCTCTACGCTTCGGGACTGCGTGTGTCGGAGCTGGTGGGGCTGGATCTGCAGGATGTGTATGAGGAGCAACGCACCCTGCGAGTGTTGGGCAAGGGGCGCAAAGAGCGCCTGGTGCCCTACCATCCCCAGGCGGCCACGGTTCTGGAAACGTACCTGGCCTTCCGCTCGGCCTTTCTCGCGGCCAAGGAATTGCAGCCCAGCCCGGCCATCTTCTTAAACCAGCGGGGCGGCCGTCTGACACCCACCACGGTGCGTTCTCTGTTGCGCGTGGCCCTGGAGGCCGCGGCGGTGCGGGGCAGGGTGAGCCCCCATGCCCTGCGGCACAGCTTCGCCACGCATCTGCTGAACCGGGGCATGGACCTGCGGGCCATCCAGGAGCTGTTGGGCCATGCCAGCCTCAGCACCACGCAGCGCTACACTCACCTGGGGCTGGAGGAACTGGCCCGCACTTACGAAAAGGCCCACCCGCGGGCCAAGAGCTGA
- a CDS encoding fumarylacetoacetate hydrolase family protein produces the protein MESVLPIPAVPFIPVQGSSAGFPVRRIYCVGRNYAEHAREMGNDPTRETPCFFSKPHDAVVPGGGQVAYPPATSNLHHEVELVVALAKGGHDIPVAEAPDCIFGYAVGIDLTRRDLQSKAKDKGQPWDTSKGFDQSAPISPITSVAAGGWRDSGAIWLAVNGVEKQRGDLAQMTWSVPEVIAHLSGLFTLAPGDLIFTGTPAGVGPIVRGDRIRCGIDGLGELEIVLV, from the coding sequence ATGGAATCGGTCCTTCCCATCCCCGCCGTGCCCTTCATTCCGGTACAGGGCTCCTCCGCAGGCTTCCCAGTGCGACGCATCTACTGTGTGGGGCGGAACTACGCGGAGCACGCGCGAGAGATGGGCAACGATCCCACTCGAGAGACGCCCTGCTTCTTTTCGAAGCCCCACGATGCGGTGGTGCCTGGCGGCGGCCAGGTCGCCTATCCCCCGGCGACGTCCAACCTGCACCATGAGGTGGAGCTGGTGGTGGCCCTGGCCAAGGGGGGCCACGACATCCCCGTGGCCGAAGCGCCAGATTGCATCTTCGGGTACGCGGTGGGCATCGATCTGACCCGCCGGGATCTCCAGTCCAAAGCCAAGGACAAGGGCCAGCCCTGGGATACCTCCAAGGGCTTCGATCAGTCCGCGCCCATCTCTCCCATCACGTCCGTTGCTGCCGGAGGGTGGCGCGATAGCGGCGCCATCTGGCTGGCCGTGAATGGCGTGGAAAAGCAGCGGGGCGACCTGGCCCAGATGACCTGGAGCGTGCCGGAAGTGATCGCGCACCTGTCCGGCCTCTTCACCTTGGCGCCGGGCGACCTCATCTTCACTGGCACGCCTGCAGGTGTAGGCCCCATCGTCCGCGGCGACCGGATTCGCTGCGGCATCGACGGGCTGGGTGAGCTGGAGATCGTGCTGGTTTGA
- a CDS encoding protein phosphatase CheZ produces the protein MTEGPEATSQDSTPDSLVAEFQARRERLDQRLVSLEQLISDLRQELQGDSQASLHRLAEAAQDMANGRVYQKIDIEAKGELGALVSSINQTLLNLQQLDASVKHQSTQVPELAAQLDAITSDTEEATQSVMNRLDTLMAASDDATRAVQACQDGISRQNEQQAKLHTAIAGFLDRAASGEDQNALAQEVLEFLFAHQIASQTAEVDLGPTKTHIQKVSDEAFEILNILQFQDITRQKIEKVVILLKQFQHGLNRLLVIFNIHTEAMAGGQGFSERKVATQDRIFDTSLEADSRKDSVDDIIAQFKKTGSN, from the coding sequence ATGACAGAAGGTCCCGAAGCAACATCGCAGGACAGCACCCCCGACAGCCTGGTAGCGGAATTCCAGGCCCGGCGGGAGCGGCTGGACCAGAGGCTGGTCAGCCTTGAACAGCTCATTTCCGACCTACGGCAGGAGCTGCAGGGGGATTCCCAGGCCAGCCTGCACCGGCTGGCCGAGGCCGCCCAGGACATGGCCAATGGCCGCGTCTACCAGAAGATCGACATCGAAGCCAAAGGTGAGCTGGGCGCCCTGGTTTCCAGCATCAACCAGACCCTGCTGAACCTTCAGCAGCTGGACGCCTCGGTGAAGCACCAGAGCACCCAGGTACCGGAGCTGGCCGCCCAGCTGGATGCCATCACATCCGACACCGAAGAGGCCACCCAGAGCGTCATGAATCGCCTGGACACCCTCATGGCGGCCTCGGACGACGCCACCCGGGCCGTGCAGGCCTGCCAGGATGGCATCAGCCGCCAGAACGAGCAGCAGGCCAAGCTGCACACCGCCATTGCCGGTTTCCTGGACCGGGCCGCCTCGGGGGAGGATCAGAACGCCCTCGCCCAGGAAGTGCTGGAATTCCTCTTCGCCCACCAGATCGCCAGCCAGACCGCTGAAGTGGACCTGGGGCCCACCAAGACGCACATCCAAAAGGTCAGCGACGAGGCCTTCGAGATCCTGAACATCCTCCAGTTCCAGGACATCACCCGCCAGAAGATCGAGAAGGTGGTCATCCTCCTCAAGCAGTTCCAGCATGGCTTGAACCGGCTGCTGGTCATCTTCAACATCCACACCGAGGCCATGGCAGGCGGCCAAGGCTTCTCCGAGCGCAAGGTCGCCACCCAGGACCGGATCTTCGACACCAGCCTCGAGGCCGACAGCCGCAAGGACAGCGTCGACGACATCATCGCCCAGTTCAAAAAGACGGGCTCGAACTAA
- a CDS encoding DUF4388 domain-containing protein — MSNLRGTLESISLTDVVQLLHVNHKTGMLQVSSGKVSGVLYFSQGEMIQAETLSARGEMAAFEILEWTTGHFEFLTTQVQIPAAIRRTVPDLLMDSARLQDSRKRLNTIFPKHTAVPWPTLPAPQLLEGLKLFAEERRILPYFDGFRDFQEVMAVSGQHDVAVLQAAAILKDAGRLEVLEPEIQVSVGLLKTGLFKKGDHLELPKSLEARWGQLGPYRAAIRNIRVIWPKGPAVERVEFVAGMPDHLVAVPRELMQAWGLAEGTHVKVRPAP, encoded by the coding sequence ATGAGCAACCTTCGAGGCACTCTGGAGAGCATCTCCCTCACCGACGTGGTCCAGCTGCTCCACGTCAACCACAAGACCGGCATGCTGCAGGTCAGCTCGGGCAAGGTCAGCGGCGTCCTGTATTTCTCCCAGGGCGAGATGATCCAGGCGGAAACCCTGTCTGCCCGGGGAGAGATGGCCGCCTTCGAGATCCTGGAATGGACCACGGGCCATTTCGAGTTCCTGACCACCCAGGTGCAGATTCCCGCCGCCATCCGCCGCACCGTGCCGGATCTCCTCATGGATTCGGCCCGCCTCCAGGACAGCCGGAAGCGGTTGAACACCATTTTCCCCAAACACACGGCCGTGCCCTGGCCCACCCTGCCCGCCCCCCAGCTGCTGGAGGGCCTCAAGCTCTTTGCCGAAGAACGGCGCATCCTCCCCTACTTCGACGGCTTCCGGGATTTCCAGGAGGTGATGGCCGTTTCGGGCCAGCATGACGTGGCCGTGTTGCAGGCCGCAGCCATTCTCAAGGACGCGGGCCGCCTGGAGGTTCTGGAACCGGAAATCCAAGTCTCGGTGGGGCTCCTGAAGACCGGCCTGTTTAAGAAGGGTGACCACCTGGAGCTTCCCAAATCGCTGGAAGCCCGCTGGGGCCAATTGGGGCCCTACCGTGCCGCCATTCGCAACATCCGGGTGATCTGGCCCAAGGGGCCGGCCGTGGAGCGGGTCGAGTTCGTGGCCGGGATGCCGGATCATCTGGTCGCCGTCCCGCGGGAACTCATGCAAGCCTGGGGCTTGGCCGAAGGAACCCATGTAAAGGTGAGGCCCGCGCCCTGA
- a CDS encoding response regulator: MSTVLVVDDDPSVREVLKAFVEREGHRVLEAADASFARKALAKEHVDLMFLDVLMPGESGSALCHSLKDDPECQGIKVVLLTGFNGERAWQQGLRSGADIFLVKPVNYERIKVLLEELLSPGDQA; this comes from the coding sequence ATGAGCACCGTGCTGGTGGTGGATGATGACCCCAGTGTCCGCGAGGTCCTGAAAGCCTTTGTCGAACGGGAGGGGCACCGGGTGCTGGAAGCGGCCGATGCCAGCTTCGCCCGGAAGGCCCTCGCCAAGGAACATGTCGACCTCATGTTCCTGGACGTTCTCATGCCCGGGGAGAGCGGTTCGGCCCTTTGCCATTCCCTCAAGGATGACCCCGAATGCCAGGGCATTAAGGTGGTGCTCCTGACCGGCTTCAACGGCGAGCGGGCCTGGCAGCAAGGGCTGCGAAGCGGGGCTGACATTTTCCTGGTCAAACCCGTGAACTACGAACGCATCAAGGTTCTGCTGGAGGAACTGCTCTCGCCCGGGGACCAGGCATGA
- a CDS encoding pyridoxine 5'-phosphate synthase, which yields MNLRLGVNVDHVATLRQARGGHEPEPVAAALLAQSAGAHGITVHIRGDRRHIQERDLRVLKDVLAVPLNVECAATPDALEAVIPVKPSWVTLVPESREELTTQGGLDAIFLQGMLKPVVRELRSAGVHVSLFVDPVLDQVKMAAKLEADAVELNTGIYSDLPMDSDATTELGRIRDAARLGNRLGMRVLAGHGLTLQNVGPVAAIPEIEELNIGHSIIGRAVLVGLERAVEEMLTAMGEARP from the coding sequence TTGAACCTCAGGCTGGGCGTGAATGTTGATCATGTGGCCACCTTGCGGCAGGCCCGCGGCGGGCACGAACCCGAACCCGTGGCGGCCGCCCTGTTGGCCCAAAGCGCCGGTGCCCATGGCATCACCGTCCACATCCGCGGCGACCGGCGGCACATCCAGGAGCGGGATCTCCGGGTGCTGAAGGACGTGCTGGCTGTGCCCCTGAACGTGGAGTGCGCCGCCACGCCGGATGCACTGGAAGCGGTCATCCCCGTCAAACCTTCCTGGGTCACCCTGGTGCCCGAAAGTCGCGAAGAACTCACTACCCAGGGCGGCCTCGATGCCATTTTCCTCCAGGGCATGCTGAAGCCGGTGGTGCGGGAACTCCGCAGCGCGGGCGTGCATGTGAGCCTCTTCGTGGATCCCGTGCTCGACCAGGTGAAGATGGCCGCGAAACTCGAAGCGGACGCGGTGGAGCTGAACACGGGCATCTACAGCGACCTGCCCATGGATTCCGACGCCACCACCGAACTGGGCCGGATCCGCGACGCCGCCCGCCTGGGCAACCGGCTGGGCATGCGCGTCCTCGCCGGACACGGGCTGACCCTTCAGAATGTTGGCCCCGTGGCCGCCATCCCCGAAATCGAGGAATTGAACATCGGCCACAGCATCATCGGCCGGGCTGTGCTGGTGGGCCTGGAACGGGCCGTGGAGGAGATGCTCACCGCCATGGGCGAGGCCCGTCCATGA
- a CDS encoding dioxygenase — translation MNGATPLPTLFLAHGSPMLALEGGAWGEAVSALGRRLPALRAILVCSAHWEAAGAFRLSSAELPGVMHDFGGFPEALYGLDYPAPGSPALAAEAAALLQAAGLEAVLDGERPLDHGAWVPLRYLAPAAKVPVVQLSLPRPRTPEQLLAAGRALAPLREQGVLLVGSGGIVHNLGRLDWHGDSAQPQPWAAAFDGWVRTELAKEDTAALLDWRTAPGARESVPTSEHLDPLFVALGAADRAPESLFEGWQLGSLSLASYRFP, via the coding sequence ATGAACGGTGCGACGCCCCTCCCGACCCTTTTCCTGGCTCACGGCTCTCCCATGCTGGCCCTGGAGGGCGGCGCCTGGGGCGAGGCCGTGTCGGCTCTGGGTAGGCGTTTGCCAGCACTCCGGGCCATCTTGGTGTGCTCGGCCCACTGGGAGGCGGCGGGAGCTTTCCGTCTTTCATCGGCGGAGTTGCCGGGCGTCATGCACGATTTCGGCGGGTTTCCCGAGGCCCTCTACGGGCTGGACTATCCGGCGCCGGGCTCACCCGCCTTGGCCGCCGAAGCGGCAGCGCTGCTGCAGGCCGCCGGGTTGGAGGCGGTGCTGGATGGTGAGCGGCCGCTCGACCATGGGGCCTGGGTGCCCCTGCGCTACCTGGCGCCGGCAGCGAAGGTGCCGGTGGTGCAGCTCTCCCTGCCGCGACCACGCACTCCCGAGCAACTGCTTGCTGCAGGCCGGGCCCTGGCGCCCCTGCGAGAACAGGGCGTGCTGCTGGTGGGCAGCGGGGGCATCGTCCACAACCTGGGCCGCCTGGATTGGCACGGTGATTCGGCGCAGCCCCAGCCCTGGGCCGCCGCCTTCGACGGTTGGGTGCGCACGGAATTGGCCAAAGAGGACACGGCGGCCCTGCTGGATTGGCGCACGGCGCCAGGGGCCCGGGAATCGGTGCCCACCAGCGAGCACCTGGATCCGCTCTTCGTGGCGCTGGGCGCCGCCGACCGGGCTCCGGAATCCTTATTTGAAGGCTGGCAGCTGGGCAGCCTGAGCCTGGCCAGCTACCGCTTTCCCTAA